One Trichocoleus sp. genomic region harbors:
- a CDS encoding DJ-1/PfpI family protein, whose amino-acid sequence MATSVGVFVFPDAEVLDFAGPYEVFTTASRVFKRTNPSLPEPFTVFTIAREVGTITARAGLVVQPDYTFENHPYIELLLISGGIVTNELKTPDVAAWIVRTSANAKLVASVCTGAFLLAQAGLLNNRTATTHWEDIAEMRALFPAVCIVEQRRWVDEGFVVTSAGISAGIDMSLHLVERLAGRELALQTARQMDFDWHENG is encoded by the coding sequence ATGGCAACATCCGTTGGTGTTTTTGTCTTCCCTGATGCTGAGGTTTTAGACTTTGCTGGACCTTACGAAGTGTTTACTACTGCATCGCGTGTGTTCAAGCGCACGAACCCGTCCCTGCCTGAACCGTTCACCGTTTTCACGATCGCCCGCGAAGTAGGCACGATCACAGCACGAGCCGGACTGGTCGTTCAGCCTGACTACACCTTTGAAAATCATCCCTACATCGAACTGCTGCTGATATCAGGAGGCATCGTCACCAATGAACTCAAAACACCGGATGTCGCTGCATGGATCGTGCGTACTTCAGCGAACGCAAAGCTCGTAGCCTCTGTCTGCACGGGTGCTTTCCTGCTTGCACAAGCTGGGCTGCTCAATAATCGAACTGCTACTACCCATTGGGAAGACATTGCCGAAATGCGAGCCTTGTTTCCTGCGGTCTGCATCGTTGAGCAGCGTCGCTGGGTTGATGAAGGGTTTGTTGTTACGTCAGCGGGGATCTCTGCTGGCATTGATATGAGCCTGCATCTAGTCGAACGTCTTGCTGGCAGAGAGCTTGCGTTACAAACAGCACGCCAGATGGATTTCGACTGGCATGAAAACGGATAA